One segment of Streptomyces sp. NBC_00102 DNA contains the following:
- a CDS encoding cytosine permease produces the protein MTSSITEIETYGVERIPDGDRTARPIDLFRLAFGGANTFATCVLGAFPILFGLSFWQGVAATVLGLVAGALLLAPMALFGPANGTNNAVSSSAHLGVHGRVVGSFLSLLTAVAFFSISVWSSGDALVGGAHRLVDVPESDVSYGIAYAIFAGLVLVVCVYGFRFMLLVNKIAVMAASALFVLGAFAFWGDFDPGYAGSFASTADPLFWPSFIGAALIVLSNPVSFGAFLGDWSRYIPAGAPRRRVMGAAFLAQIATLLPFLFGLATASIIASKAAKYVDPAAPNYVGGLLAISPGWYFLPLCLIALIGGLSTGTTSLYGTGLDFSSVFPRFSRVQATFFIGALSIAFIFVGRFALNLAQSISTFATLIITCTAPWMVVMALGYVTRRGWYDPDALQVFNRRQRGGRYWFAHGWNWRGMASWLVSAVVALLFTNLPGQFVGPLGDLANGADISLPVGLALAAVIYLALLTAFPEPRAVYGPAGPRFVRAADTEVPPITGGIEEPVATATAAG, from the coding sequence GTGACCAGCTCGATCACCGAAATCGAGACCTATGGGGTCGAGCGGATCCCGGACGGGGACCGCACGGCCCGCCCGATCGATCTGTTCCGCCTCGCCTTCGGCGGAGCCAACACGTTCGCGACGTGCGTCCTCGGCGCCTTCCCCATCCTCTTCGGGCTCTCCTTCTGGCAGGGCGTCGCCGCCACCGTCCTCGGCCTGGTCGCCGGGGCGCTGCTGCTGGCACCGATGGCACTCTTCGGCCCGGCGAACGGAACCAACAACGCCGTCTCCTCCTCCGCCCACCTGGGCGTCCACGGACGCGTCGTCGGCTCCTTCCTCTCGCTGCTGACCGCCGTCGCCTTCTTCTCGATCTCGGTCTGGTCCTCCGGCGACGCCCTCGTCGGCGGAGCGCACCGTCTGGTCGACGTCCCCGAGTCGGACGTGTCGTACGGCATCGCCTACGCGATCTTCGCCGGGCTCGTCCTGGTCGTCTGCGTCTACGGCTTCCGCTTCATGCTGCTGGTCAACAAGATCGCCGTGATGGCCGCCTCCGCGCTCTTCGTGCTCGGCGCCTTCGCCTTCTGGGGCGACTTCGACCCCGGCTACGCGGGCTCCTTCGCCTCGACCGCCGACCCGCTGTTCTGGCCGTCTTTCATCGGCGCGGCACTGATCGTGCTCTCCAACCCGGTCTCCTTCGGCGCCTTCCTCGGCGACTGGTCCCGCTACATCCCGGCCGGCGCCCCCCGCCGCCGGGTGATGGGTGCGGCCTTCCTGGCGCAGATCGCCACTCTGCTGCCGTTCCTCTTCGGCCTGGCCACCGCGTCGATCATCGCCTCCAAGGCCGCGAAGTACGTCGACCCGGCCGCCCCGAACTACGTCGGCGGACTGCTCGCCATCTCGCCGGGCTGGTACTTCCTGCCGCTCTGCCTGATCGCCCTCATCGGCGGCCTCTCCACCGGCACCACCTCGCTCTACGGCACCGGCCTCGACTTCTCCAGCGTCTTCCCGCGCTTCAGCCGCGTCCAGGCGACCTTCTTCATCGGCGCGCTCTCCATCGCCTTCATCTTCGTCGGCCGTTTCGCGCTGAACCTCGCCCAGTCCATCTCCACCTTCGCGACGCTGATCATCACCTGCACCGCACCGTGGATGGTCGTCATGGCACTGGGCTACGTCACCCGGCGCGGCTGGTACGACCCCGACGCGCTCCAGGTCTTCAACCGCCGCCAGCGCGGTGGCCGGTACTGGTTCGCCCACGGCTGGAACTGGCGCGGCATGGCGTCCTGGCTGGTCTCCGCCGTCGTCGCCCTCCTCTTCACCAACCTGCCCGGCCAGTTCGTCGGCCCGCTCGGCGACCTCGCGAACGGCGCGGACATCTCCCTGCCGGTCGGCCTCGCCCTCGCCGCGGTGATCTACCTCGCGCTGCTGACGGCCTTCCCCGAGCCCCGCGCGGTCTACGGCCCGGCCGGTCCACGCTTCGTCCGCGCCGCCGACACGGAGGTCCCGCCCATCACCGGCGGGATTGAGGAGCCGGTGGCGACGGCGACCGCCGCGGGCTGA
- a CDS encoding PucR family transcriptional regulator has product MASDKLTVEDLLSFPALQLSVKAGSAGLGRSVSWAHASELDDPTPWLLGSELIMTAGLAVPATAAGQRAYLERLDDAGVSGLALSAQLHMPVLHDDFFRASEERGFPVLEVPLSVPFIAVAQEVAAAVQEDARHRLGAQLQVFGSLRWLVAEDLDTPTLLRRLERLSGYDVYLCTPQGRPLLPGVPVPDPSVLPDSVDAPPTVPGGFVLPVPAPGGPAGFLVAYEREGAQPAGLAVAQHIATVAALRLAMVRNERETLRRQGAETLAELLQEVLDPEAARRRLARHAIEGDTVLMVVRHTTDEQLLHVLADQPHLLLTRGEDRYVLGAPELADAVGTLPMAATGMSRPFRPGAALKVAQREAVWAASKAAESGRPVVRYGDDLTGRWLPDDPSVLSALVENVLGEVLRYDAAHDSQLLVSVRTWMERDRRTEAAAAALHIHPNTLAYRLRRFGALAERDLASTGALSEVWLAIQAAGTLGLAERVV; this is encoded by the coding sequence GTGGCCAGCGACAAACTCACCGTGGAGGATCTCCTCTCCTTCCCCGCACTCCAGCTCTCCGTGAAGGCGGGCAGCGCCGGGCTGGGGCGGTCCGTCTCCTGGGCGCACGCCAGCGAGCTGGACGATCCGACGCCCTGGTTGCTGGGGTCCGAGCTGATCATGACGGCGGGGCTGGCGGTCCCGGCCACGGCCGCCGGACAGCGCGCCTACCTCGAACGTCTGGACGACGCCGGGGTCTCCGGGCTTGCGCTCTCCGCACAGCTGCACATGCCCGTCCTGCACGACGACTTCTTCCGGGCCTCCGAGGAACGGGGCTTCCCGGTGCTGGAAGTACCGCTCTCGGTCCCCTTCATCGCCGTCGCGCAGGAGGTCGCCGCGGCGGTGCAGGAGGACGCCCGGCACCGCCTCGGCGCCCAGCTCCAGGTCTTCGGCTCGCTGCGCTGGCTGGTCGCGGAGGACCTCGACACCCCTACCCTGCTCCGCCGGCTCGAACGTCTCTCCGGGTACGACGTGTACCTCTGCACACCGCAGGGCCGTCCCCTGCTTCCGGGCGTCCCGGTACCGGACCCGTCGGTGCTGCCGGACTCCGTGGACGCACCGCCGACCGTGCCGGGCGGCTTCGTGCTGCCCGTCCCCGCGCCCGGCGGTCCGGCCGGGTTCCTCGTCGCCTACGAACGCGAGGGCGCCCAGCCCGCCGGGCTCGCGGTGGCCCAGCACATCGCCACGGTGGCCGCACTGCGGCTCGCGATGGTCCGCAACGAGCGCGAGACGCTCCGCCGGCAAGGTGCGGAGACCCTCGCCGAGCTGCTCCAGGAGGTGCTCGACCCGGAGGCGGCCCGCCGCAGGCTCGCCCGGCACGCGATCGAGGGGGACACCGTCCTGATGGTGGTGCGCCACACCACCGACGAGCAGCTCCTGCACGTCCTCGCGGACCAGCCGCACCTGCTGCTCACCCGGGGCGAGGACCGCTACGTGCTCGGCGCGCCGGAGCTCGCGGACGCGGTGGGCACCCTGCCCATGGCGGCGACCGGGATGAGCCGCCCCTTCCGGCCGGGCGCGGCGCTGAAGGTGGCGCAGCGGGAGGCGGTCTGGGCCGCGTCGAAGGCCGCCGAGTCGGGGCGGCCGGTGGTCCGTTACGGCGACGACCTGACGGGCCGGTGGCTGCCGGACGACCCCTCGGTGCTCTCCGCGCTGGTCGAGAACGTGCTCGGTGAGGTGCTCAGGTACGACGCGGCCCACGACTCCCAGTTGCTCGTCTCGGTGCGTACGTGGATGGAGCGGGACCGGCGGACCGAGGCCGCCGCCGCGGCACTGCACATCCACCCCAACACCCTGGCGTACCGGCTGCGCCGCTTCGGGGCGCTGGCGGAGCGCGACCTGGCGTCCACCGGCGCGCTGTCGGAGGTCTGGCTGGCGATCCAGGCCGCGGGCACTCTGGGGCTCGCCGAACGGGTGGTGTGA
- the dhaK gene encoding dihydroxyacetone kinase subunit DhaK: protein MLINVPETVVADALRGIAAAHPELTVDVPGRLIVRRDAPVEGKVALVSGGGSGHEPLHAGFVGPGMLSAACAGEVFTSPVPDQMVRAAAAVDSGAGVLFVVKNYAGDVLSFEMAAELAEEEGVRVERVLVDDDVAVADSTFTAGRRGTGAALFVEKIAGALAEEGAPLERVAEVARRVNANCRSFGVALSSVTTPAKGSPTFDLPPGELELGIGIHGEPGRERRPMMTSGEIADFAVHAVLEDLRPDGPVLALVNGMGATPLLELYGFNAEVHRVLSERRVPVARTLVGNYVTSLDMAGCSVTLCSVDEELLRLWDAPVRTAALRWGR, encoded by the coding sequence ATGCTCATCAACGTCCCCGAGACCGTGGTCGCCGACGCGCTGCGCGGCATCGCCGCCGCCCATCCCGAGCTGACCGTCGACGTCCCCGGCCGGCTGATCGTGCGGCGGGACGCCCCCGTGGAAGGGAAGGTGGCGCTGGTCTCCGGCGGCGGATCGGGGCACGAACCGCTGCACGCGGGTTTCGTCGGTCCGGGGATGCTGTCGGCCGCGTGCGCCGGGGAGGTCTTCACCTCTCCGGTGCCCGATCAGATGGTGCGGGCCGCGGCGGCCGTCGACAGCGGCGCCGGAGTCCTCTTCGTCGTCAAGAACTACGCCGGGGACGTGCTGAGTTTCGAGATGGCCGCCGAGCTCGCCGAGGAGGAGGGCGTACGGGTCGAGCGGGTGCTGGTGGACGACGACGTGGCGGTCGCTGACAGCACCTTCACCGCCGGGCGGCGGGGCACCGGAGCGGCGCTCTTCGTCGAGAAGATCGCCGGAGCGCTGGCCGAGGAGGGGGCGCCGCTGGAGCGGGTCGCGGAGGTGGCACGCCGGGTCAACGCGAACTGCCGGAGTTTCGGCGTCGCGCTGAGCTCCGTCACCACCCCGGCGAAGGGCTCCCCCACCTTCGACCTCCCGCCCGGTGAGCTGGAGTTGGGCATCGGCATCCACGGCGAGCCGGGCCGTGAGCGGCGCCCGATGATGACGTCCGGGGAGATCGCCGACTTCGCGGTGCACGCGGTTCTGGAGGATCTGCGACCGGACGGACCGGTACTCGCACTGGTCAACGGCATGGGCGCGACTCCCCTGTTGGAGCTGTACGGCTTCAATGCGGAGGTGCACCGGGTACTTTCCGAGCGGCGTGTCCCGGTGGCCCGTACGCTCGTGGGGAATTACGTGACCTCGCTCGACATGGCGGGCTGTTCGGTGACGCTCTGCAGCGTCGACGAGGAACTGCTGCGGCTCTGGGACGCACCGGTGCGGACGGCCGCGCTCCGCTGGGGCCGGTGA
- a CDS encoding phosphodiester glycosidase family protein has product MRRRPGPAVRSARAFVLFATVCGTVVGVITPAAADTTPDPHPRSAAEILRPVAPPGPSTPAGTGDSADPVIDDHGIETARTSRPVAPGVGLTSYDRLEADKWLRVDALTVDLSEDVRADYLSTGKVGERRTVSELAAGHDAGAGRRTVAAVNADFFDINETGAPQGPGVRDGLLDHSPAAGSSHAVGIDADNAGRILDLYFEGTLTLPSGDHPLGGYDAANVPAGSVGAYTSAWGGADRALTVDAARPVAEALVRDGRVVSVSATPGSGPVPEGATVLVGREAGAALLTALRPGDPVGMTYRARTGDDGPLPRTAVGGRELLVVDGVEQNHDGEGNNTAAPRTAVGFSRDGRTMHVVTVDGRQADSGGVTLTELGRMMREAGAWSALNLDGGGSSTLVAREPGTDTVRVENSPSDGSERTVPNGLALTVPDGSGALTGYWVQTRTPPAAAPGDDPVAGGHPDRVFPGLTRALTAAGYDETYGPAAGAPHWRTTAPGVGTTDARGLFTARHGGTTEAVAERGRARGSVRLTVLDELVRVSPTIERLGLSGQGATGTFGIVGSDAHGDSAPVEPRDLTLDYDHTLFDVRDDGRGSFTVSARAGQGAAGLITASVHGTTTVLAVTVGLGDQAVAGFDDADAWKFSQARASGSLAATEDGHTGTGLKLDYDFTQSTATRAAYAAPPQPVAVGGRPQSFTLWINGDGKGAWPTLHLKDAAGSDQLLRGPYITWTGWRQVTFTVPAGAPTPLSVYRFYLAETAAGAQYTGGIVIDDLVAQVVPAAELPAREQVTDPLIDPAAVTEGRDARFAVMSDAQFVARDPDSAIVDRARHTLREIKAAHPDFLVIDGDLVDEGSPADLDFARQVLTEELGDDLPWTYVPGNHEVMGGSIGAFTDRFGPAHRTFDHGSTRFITLDTSSLSLRGGGYAQIREFREQLDAAATDPDIGSVVLIEHVPPRDPTVQRASQLGDRKEAALVEEWLAGFRRTTGKGAAFIGGHVGVFDASHVDGVPYLVNGNSGKTPSGPADEGGFTGWSLVGTDRVTPAQQAAARQRPWAGGPDWISVQTRAYVDDLTLDAPATLPAGGSVEVSARITQGTRAVPVAFPVSADWSGSPNLRIGSTGGRRASGRPVAVLDPATGTLTALRPGTVTLAVTVNGVTRNARVTIAAEGAGRPAA; this is encoded by the coding sequence GTGCGTCGACGTCCAGGGCCCGCCGTCCGCTCCGCGCGGGCGTTCGTGCTGTTCGCCACCGTCTGCGGGACCGTCGTGGGGGTCATCACCCCGGCCGCCGCCGACACCACCCCCGACCCCCACCCGCGCAGCGCCGCCGAGATCCTGAGACCGGTGGCCCCGCCCGGCCCGAGCACCCCGGCGGGCACCGGAGATTCTGCCGACCCCGTCATCGACGATCACGGCATCGAGACCGCCCGCACCTCACGGCCCGTCGCACCCGGCGTCGGACTCACCTCCTACGACCGGCTCGAAGCCGACAAGTGGCTCCGCGTCGACGCGCTCACCGTCGACCTGAGCGAGGACGTCCGCGCCGACTACCTCTCCACCGGGAAGGTCGGCGAGCGGCGTACGGTCTCCGAGCTGGCGGCGGGCCACGACGCCGGAGCGGGCCGCCGTACCGTCGCCGCCGTCAACGCCGACTTCTTCGACATCAACGAGACCGGCGCACCCCAGGGACCCGGCGTCCGGGACGGACTCCTCGACCATTCACCCGCCGCCGGCTCCTCCCACGCGGTCGGAATCGACGCGGACAACGCCGGACGGATCCTCGACCTCTACTTCGAGGGCACCCTCACCCTGCCCTCCGGCGACCACCCTCTCGGCGGCTACGACGCGGCCAACGTCCCCGCCGGCTCCGTGGGCGCGTACACCTCCGCCTGGGGCGGCGCCGACCGCGCGCTCACCGTCGACGCGGCCCGACCGGTCGCGGAGGCCCTCGTCCGGGACGGCCGGGTCGTCTCCGTCTCCGCCACGCCCGGCAGCGGCCCCGTCCCCGAGGGCGCCACCGTGCTCGTCGGACGCGAGGCCGGAGCGGCACTCCTGACGGCGCTGCGTCCGGGCGACCCGGTCGGGATGACGTACCGGGCGCGCACCGGCGACGACGGGCCGCTGCCGCGCACCGCCGTCGGCGGGCGGGAACTGCTCGTGGTGGACGGCGTCGAACAGAACCACGACGGCGAGGGCAACAACACCGCGGCGCCCCGCACGGCGGTCGGTTTCTCCCGGGACGGCCGCACCATGCACGTCGTCACCGTGGACGGCAGGCAGGCCGACAGCGGCGGGGTGACCCTCACCGAACTCGGCCGGATGATGCGGGAGGCAGGCGCCTGGAGCGCGCTCAACCTGGACGGCGGCGGCTCCTCCACCCTGGTGGCGCGCGAACCCGGCACCGATACCGTCCGGGTGGAGAACAGCCCCTCGGACGGCAGCGAACGCACCGTCCCCAACGGCCTCGCCCTCACCGTCCCGGACGGCAGCGGAGCCCTCACCGGGTACTGGGTCCAGACCCGTACGCCTCCCGCCGCCGCCCCGGGCGACGATCCCGTCGCGGGCGGCCACCCCGACCGGGTCTTCCCCGGACTCACGCGCGCCCTGACCGCCGCGGGGTACGACGAGACGTACGGCCCGGCGGCCGGCGCCCCGCACTGGCGCACCACCGCTCCCGGCGTCGGGACCACCGACGCGCGCGGCCTGTTCACCGCCCGGCACGGCGGCACCACCGAAGCCGTCGCCGAACGCGGAAGGGCCCGGGGCTCGGTCCGGCTCACCGTGCTCGACGAACTGGTGCGGGTGAGCCCCACCATCGAGCGCCTCGGCCTCTCCGGCCAGGGTGCCACCGGCACCTTCGGCATCGTCGGCTCCGACGCCCACGGCGACAGCGCCCCCGTCGAACCCCGCGACCTCACCCTCGACTACGACCACACCCTCTTCGACGTCCGGGACGACGGCCGTGGCTCCTTCACCGTCAGCGCCCGCGCGGGTCAGGGCGCGGCGGGGCTCATCACCGCATCCGTCCACGGCACCACCACCGTGCTGGCCGTCACGGTCGGCCTCGGCGACCAGGCGGTCGCCGGCTTCGACGACGCGGACGCCTGGAAGTTCAGCCAGGCCCGCGCGAGCGGCTCGCTGGCCGCGACCGAGGACGGCCACACCGGCACCGGGCTGAAGCTCGATTACGACTTCACCCAGTCCACGGCGACCCGTGCCGCCTACGCCGCCCCGCCGCAGCCGGTCGCGGTCGGCGGCCGGCCCCAGTCCTTCACCCTATGGATCAACGGGGACGGCAAGGGAGCCTGGCCCACCCTCCATCTCAAGGACGCCGCCGGATCGGACCAGCTGCTCCGCGGCCCGTACATCACCTGGACCGGCTGGCGGCAGGTCACCTTCACCGTGCCCGCCGGTGCCCCGACCCCGCTGTCCGTGTACCGGTTCTACCTGGCGGAGACCGCGGCCGGCGCGCAGTACACCGGCGGGATCGTCATCGACGACCTCGTCGCCCAGGTCGTGCCGGCCGCCGAGCTGCCCGCCCGGGAGCAGGTGACCGACCCGCTGATCGACCCGGCGGCCGTCACGGAAGGCCGGGACGCGCGGTTCGCGGTGATGTCGGACGCGCAGTTCGTCGCGCGCGACCCCGACAGCGCGATCGTCGACCGGGCCCGGCACACCCTGCGCGAGATCAAGGCCGCCCACCCGGACTTCCTGGTGATCGACGGCGACCTGGTGGACGAGGGTTCACCCGCCGACCTCGACTTCGCCCGCCAGGTGCTGACCGAGGAACTCGGCGACGACCTGCCCTGGACTTACGTCCCGGGCAACCACGAGGTGATGGGCGGCTCGATCGGAGCCTTCACCGACCGTTTCGGCCCGGCCCACCGTACGTTCGACCACGGCTCCACCCGCTTCATCACGCTCGACACCTCCAGCCTCAGCCTGCGCGGCGGCGGATACGCGCAGATCCGCGAGTTCCGCGAACAACTGGACGCCGCTGCCACCGACCCGGACATCGGCTCCGTCGTGCTGATCGAGCACGTACCGCCGCGCGACCCCACCGTGCAGCGGGCCAGCCAGCTCGGCGACCGCAAGGAGGCCGCCCTCGTGGAGGAGTGGCTCGCCGGGTTCCGCCGCACGACCGGCAAGGGCGCCGCCTTCATCGGCGGGCACGTCGGGGTGTTCGACGCCTCGCACGTCGACGGTGTCCCCTACCTGGTCAACGGCAACTCGGGCAAGACGCCCTCGGGCCCGGCCGACGAGGGCGGGTTCACCGGCTGGAGCCTGGTCGGCACGGACCGGGTGACGCCCGCTCAGCAGGCGGCGGCCCGACAGCGTCCCTGGGCGGGCGGGCCCGACTGGATCTCCGTACAGACCCGGGCGTACGTCGACGACCTCACCCTCGACGCCCCCGCCACCCTTCCTGCGGGCGGCAGCGTCGAGGTGTCCGCCCGGATCACCCAGGGCACGCGCGCGGTACCGGTCGCCTTCCCGGTGAGCGCCGACTGGAGCGGTTCGCCGAACCTGCGGATCGGGAGCACCGGCGGGCGCCGTGCGTCCGGTCGGCCCGTCGCCGTCCTCGACCCGGCCACCGGCACGCTGACCGCCCTGCGGCCGGGCACCGTCACCCTCGCGGTGACCGTGAACGGCGTCACCCGGAACGCCCGCGTCACGATCGCCGCCGAGGGGGCCGGGCGGCCGGCGGCCTGA
- a CDS encoding NUDIX domain-containing protein, with translation MSISKRSAGVLLYRTGTATDERGVEVLLGHMGGPFWAGQEDAAWSIPKGEYEPGEAAETAARREFEEEVGLPVPDGFWVPLGQSRQASGKTVVIWAVEGEVDTAAAVYGTFAMEWPRGSGVVQEFPEIDRVAWCTPEQAASRLVTGQRVFVERLLAHLEQ, from the coding sequence ATGTCGATCAGCAAGCGCAGTGCAGGGGTCCTTCTCTACCGGACCGGGACAGCGACGGACGAGAGGGGCGTGGAGGTGCTGCTCGGGCACATGGGAGGCCCGTTCTGGGCGGGGCAGGAGGACGCCGCGTGGTCGATCCCGAAGGGGGAGTACGAGCCGGGCGAGGCGGCGGAGACGGCGGCCCGCCGGGAGTTCGAGGAGGAGGTGGGCCTGCCGGTGCCGGACGGATTCTGGGTGCCGCTGGGACAGTCCCGCCAGGCGAGCGGCAAGACGGTGGTCATCTGGGCGGTGGAGGGTGAGGTGGACACGGCGGCGGCGGTGTACGGCACCTTCGCCATGGAGTGGCCGAGGGGATCGGGGGTGGTCCAGGAGTTCCCCGAGATCGACCGGGTCGCCTGGTGCACCCCGGAGCAGGCGGCCTCCCGTCTGGTGACCGGCCAGCGGGTCTTCGTGGAACGGCTGCTGGCGCACCTGGAGCAGTGA
- a CDS encoding ABC-F family ATP-binding cassette domain-containing protein: MSASRDRSQITLQDVTLAYGDRTVLAGVSLTVRPGEHVAVIGENGSGKSTLLRLMSGAEAPDAGEVVTRFPDGVGHLAQTLALAPHHTVQDAVDTALAELRDLEHRMREAEARLSGPAPEAIELDAYGELLTTYQDRGGYEADARTDAALHGLGLAHLTRDRPLATLSGGEQSRLALACVLAAAPESLLLDEPTNHLDVPAVRWLEDHLRAHRGTLVVVTHDRAFLEATTTVILEVDRDRRSVTRHGDGWEGYRTAKTAARRRWAQEHQEWLTELARTEELVEAAGRRLRSTGKDPGEGFGKHRRSHDTKLSGRVKAARTRRDALLAAPVPPPPEPLRFTAGLTLATGTTGVTDAIGADGTPDRTRADGTPDATATTGAPDATSTPDAAGTPAPLLALDSVSVGERLRLPALDVFPGQRLLVAGPNGAGKTTLLRVLAGDLAPDSGTVVRRGRVGYLPQELPARLTRRSLLATYAAGRPGAPEEYAGDLLALGLFRAEDFGVAVRDLSVGQQRRLALARLVTRPADVLVLDEPTNHVALDLVEELEAALAVYEGAVVVVSHDRAFRGRFAGDVLELREGRPAEASRATAGT; this comes from the coding sequence ATGTCCGCATCGCGCGACCGCTCTCAGATCACCCTCCAGGACGTCACGCTGGCCTACGGCGACAGGACCGTCCTGGCGGGCGTCTCCCTCACCGTCCGGCCCGGCGAACACGTCGCCGTCATCGGCGAGAACGGCTCCGGCAAATCGACCTTGCTCCGGCTCATGTCCGGTGCCGAGGCCCCGGACGCCGGAGAGGTCGTCACCCGGTTTCCCGACGGCGTCGGCCACCTCGCCCAAACCCTCGCGCTCGCTCCGCACCACACCGTCCAGGACGCCGTCGACACCGCCCTCGCCGAACTCCGCGACCTGGAACACCGGATGCGCGAGGCCGAGGCCCGGCTGTCCGGCCCCGCTCCCGAGGCGATCGAACTCGACGCCTACGGTGAGCTGCTGACGACCTATCAGGATCGTGGCGGATACGAGGCCGATGCCCGCACCGACGCGGCGCTGCACGGTCTCGGACTCGCGCACCTGACCCGCGACCGTCCCCTGGCCACCCTCTCCGGCGGCGAACAGTCCCGGCTGGCCCTCGCCTGCGTGCTGGCCGCCGCACCGGAGTCGCTCCTGCTCGACGAGCCGACCAACCATCTCGATGTGCCCGCCGTGCGCTGGCTGGAGGACCACCTGCGCGCCCACCGGGGCACCCTCGTGGTGGTCACCCACGACCGCGCGTTCCTGGAGGCCACCACCACGGTCATCCTGGAGGTGGACCGCGACCGCCGCTCCGTCACCCGCCACGGCGACGGCTGGGAGGGCTACCGGACGGCGAAGACCGCGGCGCGGCGCCGATGGGCGCAGGAGCACCAGGAGTGGCTCACCGAACTCGCCCGTACCGAAGAGCTGGTGGAAGCCGCCGGCCGTCGGCTCCGGTCCACCGGCAAGGACCCGGGGGAGGGCTTCGGCAAGCACCGCCGCTCGCACGACACCAAACTCTCCGGCCGGGTCAAGGCCGCGCGGACGCGCCGGGACGCGCTGCTCGCCGCCCCCGTGCCTCCGCCGCCGGAGCCCCTGCGCTTCACGGCGGGGCTCACCCTCGCGACCGGGACGACCGGCGTGACGGACGCGATCGGCGCGGATGGCACCCCGGACAGGACCCGCGCGGACGGCACCCCGGACGCGACCGCCACGACGGGCGCCCCGGATGCGACGAGCACCCCGGACGCTGCCGGCACCCCGGCGCCCCTGCTCGCGCTGGATTCCGTCTCGGTGGGCGAGCGTCTGCGCCTGCCCGCGCTCGACGTGTTCCCCGGGCAGCGGCTCCTGGTCGCCGGCCCGAACGGCGCGGGCAAGACCACCCTGCTCAGGGTTCTCGCGGGCGACCTCGCCCCCGACTCCGGGACGGTCGTCCGGCGCGGCCGCGTCGGCTATCTCCCGCAGGAGCTGCCGGCCAGGCTGACCCGCCGCTCGCTCCTCGCCACCTACGCGGCCGGCCGGCCGGGCGCACCCGAGGAGTACGCCGGGGACCTGCTCGCCCTCGGACTGTTCCGTGCCGAGGACTTCGGTGTGGCGGTCCGTGACCTCTCCGTCGGTCAGCAGCGCAGACTCGCCCTCGCCCGGCTGGTGACCCGCCCCGCCGACGTACTCGTCCTGGACGAACCGACCAACCACGTCGCCCTCGACCTGGTCGAGGAGCTGGAGGCCGCGCTCGCCGTGTACGAGGGGGCGGTCGTCGTGGTCTCCCACGACCGGGCTTTCCGCGGCCGGTTCGCCGGGGACGTGCTGGAACTGCGCGAGGGACGTCCCGCCGAGGCTTCCCGGGCGACGGCAGGGACATAG
- a CDS encoding DUF6191 domain-containing protein: protein MGFAALLTLPTLVVGLTVLAFADQLMLRFSRAGVLPWRNGARQGQVSATGFEQLHATFSPGKQSELKERACALLLRDDEEDGAPPHRSTVDLDGGRAVIRLPATAPERD from the coding sequence CTCCCCACCCTCGTGGTCGGTCTGACCGTGCTCGCCTTCGCCGACCAGCTGATGCTGCGCTTCTCCCGCGCCGGCGTGCTGCCCTGGCGCAACGGCGCCCGGCAGGGCCAGGTCTCCGCGACCGGGTTCGAGCAGCTGCACGCCACCTTCTCGCCCGGCAAACAGAGCGAACTCAAGGAACGCGCCTGCGCTTTGCTGCTGCGCGACGACGAGGAGGACGGCGCCCCGCCGCACCGTTCGACCGTCGACCTGGACGGTGGCCGGGCCGTCATCCGGCTGCCGGCCACGGCCCCGGAGCGCGACTGA